The Alnus glutinosa chromosome 1, dhAlnGlut1.1, whole genome shotgun sequence region CATAACATATGTACAGTACAAGACATATGTCGTGAGAATAATGTGATAGGACCTACCACATGTGTCCTATTACATTATTTGCATCCTATATATCTTGTGTTGTGCATgtattatataattttgttgtgcaccaatcaaaACCGTCTGTTTGTACTTTAAAAGCATGCATCACCAAATTGATTAAGATTTGACATGAAGTTGAGAGCTATGCGCCTATGCCGGAGCCAGGAGGGAATCAGTAACCATGAAACGTGATAGCAGAGAGATGATGACATTGGTGGCACAAAAGGAAAAGGTGATGTCTAATTATTAATGAAACAAAAAGTTGATTGTAGAAATATTTGGGAAATTGGTCCCTGCACTGATTCAGTCAAGTGAGCAGGGGTCAGTTCAAATTGGTTGAACCTGTTGGGTCATACACCCCAACTGTTTACAGCTTAAATCATAATTAAGATCACTAAAATATATGCTAAAAACAAAGCTTAAttaggttttgaaaaaaaaaaaaaaaaaaaccctttgaAAAACATTAAAGTATCCTTTAACATATAcaaattttctctaatttaatTTGGTGGAAATTTCTGTCTATTTTATATTAAACATATGAATTTTATGACAAACTTTTTGAAATGGTGGAATTAATTCTAAGTTTTGtgtatatttttctcttgaGTTAAAGTAGTTTCAATCTAGGTGAGTTTTATTGGCCAAATTGGttattgttttcaacttttcataGGATACCTTGGTGTAAATACGAAAATGGGTGGAATGGACAACCTAATAAAACCCACTTTAGTCCCGGTTCACACCAATTCAACGACAAAACAGTACCGGAGGTTTAAGAATCTTGGATAGTGGTAATAATGGattgtttgtgatttttggtGTTCAGACTTAGGATTGGTACGAGGTACGGCTTTACAGTTTCAGTGCTTTTGATGGTAGTGGTTCTTCGGTCGTGTCACACGGCTGATATTCAAGTTTTTTCacaaagaattaattaattgaactCACAGTTAAGTGGTAATTAACACTATTAGATTAATAAtccattttgtttaaaaaaatatttcgtTTAGGAGTAGgtttgagaaaatgaaaacattaaaCAATCGTCATATTTTAAAAGTCAGGCCGTAAATTTTCCCTGATGCTAAATTTACTGTTATTAAGACATTGGTGCCGTAATAAATAAAGTAGATTGTGACATTCCGATGATGTAAAATTCCATATTGAGGTGAGCAATTCAGAATTAAAAATCAaggaagaaacaaaataaatacaggaacgagttttattttattgccaAAAGGGGAGGTGGTTGCTTGGGATGGCAGTGATGATTTTGagtagaaatatatatataaataaataagagagagGGAAAGTTGGGAAAATTTGGTAAAGGAAATTTGTGCAACTTCAATGAGACGCCACGTGGCAAAGAGGCAATCACCTGGAACCCACCGAGGGTAACGTAATTAAATGCGCGCGTGAAACGATTGCTCGCGGTTACACATAATAATATTCGATTTCCCTTAAAAGCATCTCAACCCCATAAAAAGCTTAAACCATATGCATTAAACAATTACCattttaaatcattttactttaaaGATTTGAATCTGTTGGGAACCCAAGCTAAAGTTACCAATCGCAGCTTAGACCCTCACTGCCATTTTCTGGGGCTCTGTAGCTTTGGCTTATGCCTCCTGATGGGGCTGCTCTATTTGTGTGACACCCGCTCAGTGCCTCAAACACTCAGGTTACGGGGGAATATACAGTTGCAGCATCCTACTTTAGCAAGCTCACTGCTTTTCTTGCAGTGAAAAAGCaacctagtatttttttttttttttaatttttatatatgttaatattGTTTGTACTTTGtttcttagaaaaaaagaaagaaaaaaatggaggtAAAATATCAAGAATGATATGCTCCCGATCCAAATCAGTGTCATTTGTACCGCACTCATGTTCTTTAAACCGATgcatttataatattattattattattattattattattattattttattttttttaagcatatatAACAAATGTTTTGAATGGAAATAGCTCGGAGTTGAATCTTGGTTTGGGTAGATTAGTTTGTCTCTAGTGGGCACCAGTCCACGCATCCCTTCTACTATTAGCGCGCTCTTATATTATGCTgtgatattatatattaaaattatcagTTATATCAAAAGTTTAATATCCTATCATAATGGAAGTCTTGAGTTCTAACTTTAATTTTACAgtttactatttatttttaattaaaatattttacgtgttatCTTGTACTCTCACATGTCAAGAGAGTGATTAAGTATAAATGAAAggataaaatttattatttcctataaacttaaacttttggacaACTAGTGTTtgaccaaacaaaaaagaaaaaaaaacctcactCCAAATTTCTTAATCAGAAATCATTCTTGGGCACCACCAAGTGGATAAAGAAACCATGAAAGTAACAACATAGAATACTTGAGGGACAATGTAATCAAAAGAGACGTTTATCgataatttaacatattattatAGCACATATCATAAGTTTAAACTTTAATTTTACAGTTTACTATCTATTTTTAACGAAAATATTACGTGTAATGTATCGTACTCTCACGTGTCAAAGAGTGTTCAAATAttacttaaataattaaatttattattttatattagcttaatttttaatttttaatttttttaaaaaaacatattatcCATCACcgtaaaatagagaaagaaaccATGAAAGGAACAACAGAAAATACTTGAGGGAGAGAATAATCAAAAGAGACGTGTATTTTTCATTGTAGCTAAATTTGCTgagcatatatataatttttttttttttttttttttttttatcaacggAAGGAAAAACAAGTCCGGTTGTAAATTTCTGTAAACGTCAGGAAAAGCCGAAACGTACAAGCAGTGAAGCAGATGGATCGATAGAAGCCAAGGAGACCTTATCCTTTTGTGCGGCGGAAAGCAACACGTGTCTGTTGGGGGAAGTTGTGGGCATCAACTAGAGTTCAGAGAAGCTGATCCAACGGTTAGCATCAACCGCTTAAAAAGAAGAGCTTGAAAAAGATCTTGGACTGCCTCTCCTAAATCTCTCACCTCCGTTTGTTTGTTGGGCCGTCACGGGGAATCCCTAAAGCCTGTTttgattgttttcttttttactttttaccttTTGTGACCAATTAACAATGCCCATGTAGTAGAAAGTTTTTTTtcgaaaacaaaataataataatagaaaaataaaaaggtttttGGAGGCGATCGAGCCATTAAACAATGGGGCGTGCTTATATTGCATTATAATATTTATGGAGAgagttgaataatattattgtaatTAGGTTGAGTTATTTGAAGGAATGAAAGGGTCATTTTTAGGTCAATTTCATATAAGTTGGCTTGAAATGCTTTTTGCGGTTtggtgataataataataataatagagttTGACCTATGCAATAAGTGTGTGACAAATGCATTTTGGTCTTAAAATATGACACCCAAAATTTGGTCATGTTGGTACAAAGGACCCCCCCACCTTGATGGTATGGCATTAATGGAAGTTCAAAATGGCCATTGCTGCATTTATGAATGGGATGCCcactatttttcctttttttctttttttcttttttttttttaaaaaaaaattaataataataataataggtaGCTCACTTTGTCAGTTTGAGTAACTTTGACAATGacaaacaacagaaaaaaaaaaaaaaaaaaaaaaaaaaaaaaaaaaaaaaaactcaaattaattaaaggacaaattttttcattttatttttttttaatccagtTTGTTAAATTAACATGTATCTTTCAttccaaaataaagaaaattgtaTGATTTTGAAATGTTATCCAAAGCCAATTATTGATTTATCAGTGTCGATAAATAGAAGGAGTGGGACTAACTTGGACCTAGCCATTTTTAGAATGATAGTACTTGTTCCAAATATTCAGCAATgaataatgaaaaatagaaaaaagaaaatatagtcAAACACTCACAATCCTTACCCATTTAACTGGCtaaaaagaatgaaataaaaaaaacattttttttttctttttcttttctaaacaATATATAAAGTAGTAGTTAAAACTACTTGAACTAAACCTCCATGTTCGAAGGGTTTGAAAGTCATCCATATTAAGTTGGAAATTTTCAAACTAGTTTGACCTTTAAAGATTAATCACCAGCGGTTACGGTAACCAAATTACAAAGctaaaagaaaacttaaggAAGAGAGATTTGACCATTTATTCatgataattttgtttttataaaaaaaaaaaaaaagtagcagtAACTTTTGAAGTTCATTGTGGGGTTAGTTAATCCTATGTGTGTGAGCTGGATCCACTCTTCCAGGAGTGACCCacctataaataaaataatcaaagaacacagaaaataatttagtgaaaaaaaaaaaatcataacccaaaaacagagagatCGAGCTTGGATTGAAGCAGAGCAAAGCAAAGCAGAGCCGAGGTCTTCAACTTCAGCAATCACCCAGAAAATATAGTTACAAGCTCAAATTCgttttttctctttccctcaGATTCTTGCATAACTCAATTGGGTTCTTCGGGTTTCGAACTGGGTGTCAAGCTTTTGATGCCAAGTTCAACTATGTGATTCAGTTTCTCTTGAAAgaatctctctctgtttttgtgttttgggatTTGGGATTTTGTTTCTTTAGGAATGAATCCGAGTATTGGGAAGGGATCGATGTCAACGGCTAGTTCAAGCGCAGCTTGGAAGGCCGGCGACGTCGTTCCGGACAAGTTCCCGGCGGGACTGCGCGTCCTGGTCGTCGATGATGACCCCACATGCCTTGTGATCTTGGAGAAGATGCTAAGGACTTGTCTTTATGATGGTATTCTTTGTTAATTTCTCTTTgctactctttaattaaggttctctccctctctttttgCGTTGTTTCTTGGGCTCTCTCAGTTTGTTTTGGTTAagaatatgattttattttcttttgggctAGTTTGCTACAAGCATATATGCTCTTTCCATATTTCAATTGTTGTCTTTTaaagttttctgtttttgtggaTGGAACTGGGAATCTGTGGTAGAAGGGGGAACGACATGAACTTCTTGATTGTTGGCTATAGTTTTCTACTTCTTTAACACTTTCAGCTGTAATTCTAGTTGGATTGGTATTGTTGACATTGATAAAGATTGTGATTTGCTTCAACATAGCttgtattttagaaatttctcctacttttttatttatttatcttgtTTCAGAGATCaatttgagtttcaatttgtgCATTCAGAACCATTTTTTGTGCATCTCTTTGTTCCTAGaagggtttgtttgtttaaatcgTTGAATGATTGATTTAGTTTGTTTTGTGATATTTCAGTTACCAAATGCAATCGAGCGGAGATCGCATTGTCGTTGCTTCGAGAGAACAAAAACGGGTACGATATTGTTATAAGCGATGTTCACATGCCCGACATGGATGGATTCAAACTCCTGGAGCTCATTGGGCTAGAGATGGACCTGCCTGTAATCAGTATGTACCCTCTTATTCAGTGTGAATAGGTTTTGTTACTCCATGAATCCGCAGTATCTGATTTATGTAATTGAACAGTGATGTCGGCAGATGATGGCAAAAATGTTGTCATGAAGGGCGTGACTCATGGTGCCTGTGACTACCTAATCAAACCGGTCAGGATTGAAGCATTGAAGAACATATGGCAGCATGTGGTTCGGAAGAGAAAGAATGGTGGTGGGTGGAAGGACGTGGAGCAATCGGGTAGTGTCGAAGATGGAGATCGGCAGCAAAAGCCATCGGAAGATGTGGATTATTCATCCTCAGCTAATGAAGGGAATTGGAAAAACTCGAAGAAGAGGAAGGATGAGGAAGAAGATGCTGATGACAGGGATGATTCATCCACATTGAAGAAGCCACGGGTAGTTTGGTCCGTTGAGCTCCATCAGCAGTTTGTTGCTGCTGTTAATCAACTAGGCATTGACAGTGCGTATTCTTCACCTGCATCTCTCAATTTGCTACTCAATTATTTCTTGCCTGACCTATATACCATAGCATAGTACCTCTTCAAGTTACATGTTTAGAGAAACAAAGTATCAAAATCTTGTAGAAACGAATTTTGCAGTTGTGGACTTACGCGATGCAAGTCATAATCAAACTTGTTTTCGTTGTTTACATCTTTCATTTTGCCTAATGCTAAGCTCATGCTTCTGACTGAAATCTATGTTACAGTGGCTACACGAACTGGATTCTGTATCAGGCTTTAACCTTCCCTTGcgagtttgatttttattttttttggaattacTCTTTTTATGTTATGTGTTATGtctgtttattttatttcaaccaTCTCTGTTTCCTCTTACTTTATCACGTGTCGAATGCGTACAGAGGCTGTTCCTAAGAAAATTCTGGAGTTGATGAATGTTCCTGGGCTCACTAGAGAAAATGTTGCTAGTCACCTTCAGGTATGGTACAATTGCACCTAAATTGCAATATTCCAAGGAGCATATAAAAGTTTGTGATTCATGCTTATATGTACTGTTTTTGTGTGACTTGTTGTGTATTCCATGAAAtggccatttaaaaaaaaaaaaaaaaaatctttattataaacTGACTAGTCAACATTTCGGTACAGAAATATCGCTTGTACCTTAGAAGGCTAAGTGGGGTTCCACCGCACCAAAGTGGTCTGAATAATTCTTTCATCAGCCCTCAAGAAGCATCTTTTGGACCGATGTCTTCGCTCAACGGGCTTGACCTTCAAACTCTTGCTGTTAGTGGTCAACTACCTGCACAAAGTCTTGCCACACTTCAAGCGGCCGGACTTGGTAGGTCAACCACAAAATCCGGCATTCAAATGCCGCTGGTTGATCAAAGGAACCTTTTTAGCTTTGAAAATCCAAAGTTAAGGTTTGGAGAGGGGCAACAGCAACATCTGAGCAATAGTAAACCAATGAATTTACTTCATGGAATCCCAACAAATATGGAGCCAAAGCAGCTTGCCACTTTGCACCAGTCTGCGCAGTCACTTGGGGGCCTGAATATGCAAGTCAATGCCCATGGAGGACAAAGTAGCTCTTTGCTGATGCAGATGGCTCAACCACAGTCAAGAGGCCAGATACTAAATGAATCTACTGGCAGTCATGTTCCTAGGCTTCCATCATCCATAGGACAGCCTATTATGTCAAATGGCATTGCTGGTGGGGTTATAGGAAGAAATGGTATTAGTGATAATGGCAGAGGGACAGGGTACAATCAAGTTCCGCCAACAACTTCAATGCTGAGTTTTCCAATGAACCACACCACAGAATTGCCTGGCAACAGTTTCCCTCTTGGAAGTACTCCTGGGATATCCAGTGTCACATCTAAAGGAGCATTTCATGAAGAGGTTAGCTCAGAAATGAAAGAATCACCGGGATTTTTACATAGTTATGATATTTTCAATGACTTGCATCAGCACAAATCCCAAGATTGGGAGTTACAGAATGTTGGCTTGCACTTTGATGCCTCTCAAAATCCAAACCCTATTCAAGGCAGCCTTGAAGTCTCACCATCGGTTTTAGTTCATCAAGGCTGCTACTCTTCTAGCCAAAGGAGTGGACAGAACAGGAATGCATCTGCCCTAGGCAGGGCAATGTTCTCAGTGGTGGAAGGTACTGAGCAAAGGAATACACAAAATGTTGGTCAACACCTTAATAACCTTCTTGTTGACAATTCTGTCAGGATCAAGGCTGAGAGAATTCCTGATGCAAGCAGTCAGATAACCGTCTTTCCTGAACACTTTGGTCAGGAGGATCTCATGAGTGCACTTCTCAAACAGGTTTGTCATTTAGATGTTTGCGATGGGTTTTATGTAATCTATGTATTTTTTGTCACTGATACAGAAAATTCTTCTGTTTTTCAGCAGCAAGGAGGTATCGGACCGGCTGAAACTGAGTTCGACTTTGATGGGTATTCCATGGATAATATTCCCGTGTAGAAAGTGGTTCATGTTCCAGTTCTTTCTATGCTTGCAGTTCTGATGTACATACTTGCTACCGCAGATGGAATTTTAACCTGCAATCATACAATGGAGATTCAACTTTCTACCTGAAGATACAGGGCTAAATTATTTCACTTATTTGCATCGTCCTTTGTGAATAGCCTGCTATGCCACTTTAACTTGGAGATTTAAGGATCAGACCAATGGATAATTGAGATGAATCAATTACGTTGGAACAAATAGTGAAGCAGGTAAGTTGCCACTGCATGATACGCAAAGGCGTACATGCAAATTTTGACTGCTGTTAGTAGCAAAATACAGAAAGAAGCTACTAATTTTAGGGTGCTTGTGAAGGCTTCCATTGGTTTTGGGCTCATGTGGAGACAAGGTTTTGATACATCTGCAGATTTGTAGGAGCTTTTCTAACTCTAATAACAGGTCAAGTTTGgatgtttttctctctctctctctctctctctcttttttctcttcaattttttttttttctctcttatttagcaATTGAAAATGATGTATATATTCCATTTTATTGCTCAAGACATAAGTCTTGGTATTCTTTTGTGGTTGTTTTCCTGTACTTAATATTTGAGGAGGTTCTCACTTATGCTTTATAATAGCTTTATGTGGCAACCACTTTATTACGTGACTCCATGGTTCATTCTGCTTTCCATTTTAGGTACAGGATATCTGATTTCTtgaatgagaaatgctatttagtagaccgATATATGACTGTTATATGACTAGAATGACATGGCAGTGAAAATCAACcccaagtttttctttttacaagtcttttttaattcaaaagctgatttttactgtcatgtcattttaattatatgatagttatataacagtttactaaataacattgcTTTGCTCGGGGGCATATTATCACCCTATGATTAACAAGGAGATCTGGCTCTATAAAAATGTAATTGCAAACAAGAATGTTCAACAAACACTTAATGGTTGGGATAAGACTTGGTGTGGATAAGCTAAATTTAGGCTTCATTCCAATTGTCGTTCCAAAGAAATAAGAACAAGGAATTTATCTAACTGATCAAATCATAAGGACATTTTTTACTTGAAGTTTTCTGCCGTAAGATTTATGTCTAATTGACCAACTTGCCCGAGACGTGAACATTTTGATTCTTTCCTTCCGTGCCGATCCATAATTATGGTCATTCACTTTTAGCTGATCTTTGTGTTATGTTAGAACATGAATATCAAACGGGATAATTTAGGATAGGTTCATAGAAGGAACCtgaattttcttcaaataagggtttgaaaataaactactctttattagttttattcataaaattgaTTTAAAGAAAGACTTTTAAACTCTTACTGACTCAAAGACCCTAAATATAAAACAACTTACAATTAAAGACTCCTTATAAAACTCAAATACTTGAGAGACCAGGCAAACGGACTTCAAGTCCTAAGCATTGAAGGACTGTAACATGGTTTCACCATTTGCAGTCCTGGAGATGGATGTTCTGCTTGCTAGGATTAAGATAATCCGGGGAATCCGGGTGattccttcttttttatttcccaCTGAACAGTGCAGGTGGATTGTGAAACTGTTCTCATCCAAAAGCAAGTGTTGCCATGACAATGGTGAACGcaagaaaaattcaatttacCTATAACAAAAtccaggaaaaaaagaaaagagaaacccAGAAACAGGgtgaaaactattttttcctttagacaACAGTCTACTTGTCTTGTACCTAAGTCACAGTAAAGAATCTCATCTGCTCAAAACATCAAACAAGAGGAGAGAGTTGGAGACATGAAACACAGCATGAAGAATCAAATTGAGCAACAGAGTTCAATGATGTTTACACAACATAAAATTCTACATCACTTCGAAAACTTGCCGTTCACGTGTCAtcgttttcattttcttctcgcCAAGCCTACGAAGCCATAGTTGGAGTATCATAACATCCTGTATGTAACAATCAGAGTGTACACGTCTTCTGCTAATCTAATCactgaaagaataaaaaaatcagcAGCAACTGCAAAACCAAGCAATGCCTCATCCCCCAGCTATTGCTGCATCAACATGAACACTATAACTGCTAGGATCCAAAGTGCTAAAGCTGGGCCCTTTCTACTGCCACCGCTTGGAATTACTGAAGGAAGTGAGCACTCCTCTCCATTGAAGTATACTTTAGTGGGAAACCCATCTCTATTAGGTACATTAATTCCAGGGGTCAATTTCTTGGTAAAGGAGATCACAGACTGTTGTTTCCCAGGCACCCTAGGATCCTTCTGCGGGTCAGCTCCATCAGTTTCAGCCACAAGATAGTTTAGTCCTGGATTACCCTGCATGAATACGGTATTGTTGACACCGTTCAAGGCCAAGGTAGTTCCATTGAGCGAGTACATTGCTTGGAAACCGGGGGTGGCCTTGTCCAATTGCACTGCAGCAAACCAATCAGCAAAGGAAGTATCCTCCCAATTGAATATCGTGATTCTTGCGCTCCATCCGTTACTGTAGTCTGTATACAAATGCCAGTTAATACTAACCCCACAGTTATCTCCACAGGGCATTGGGTTTGGCACCGGCTGATGTTTAAGTTGAGCCCAAGCTGTAGCCAAGCTAGTCCGATTTTCAAAAGGAACAAGAAGTGCATTTGGTGGAAGAAGCATAGCTGGATTTGTCACACTACAAGTTCGAGCATTGTTACTAGGGCACCCACATGCACAAGTTTTGCATGGAATGACAGACTCATTGTAGTAAGCAGAAAATGAGACACAACATTTGGGGCTTTCTCCCTTGGGATGTGTTATATTGCAGACCACCTGCCAGCTGGCAACTGCAGTTGTATTCGATGGTAAGCCACTTGGGTCAGGGAATTCGCTAGGACTCACCCGCACTGGCTGGCCACATTGATAATTAGGGTTCATTGTACCGTTGATCTTCCAATTCCGTGGTGGTGTAAGCAGAGACCGGTTGAGATCTGGTGGCATTTTATACACTTCAATCTGAAATGCTGAAATCGACTTGCTTAGGTCCATCTCTTGTGGCAAGATTGTACCATTTCGGCAACAATAGGGGATCAGCCCAACAGCTGTGTCATTGTACTTCGTCGGAGGCAGGTCAATTATGGTCGGTGTTGTTTCACAATTTAACACTTGGGAGAAGTCCTTAGCCTGGTAATATGCTCCTTGTGGGCCAAATATGCATCCAGAAGAATCAACAACAGATGGATATGCCCCTCTCATTGCAGAGATAAACTCATTTTTCGTCCATTGCCAGCTCAATTTCCAGTTATCAAGACGGCCAAGAGGATTATGGTTAGCAATTGTGACCTTTGCCCAGTAACTCGAGTCATATGTTTGAGTAACATCATACATTATAGTAAGGTCACCACTCTGGCGAGGCAGGAACCCATCATCTAATGTGATGTTTGATTTAAAGTTTGGGTCTTGTGTGCAACAGACTGCTGTCGTCCCATTCCCTGAGAAACCACCATTCATGCTCATGAACACATTCTATTCAAGCTCAAACCCCAAATCATCATAAAAACCatacaaatatataaaacataataataataaatgtgtctacaacaagaaagaaatagCTAAATAATGGATTTTCAAGAAGGAAGAACTTTCTTTCAGGCTCCATTTCATTTTCTATCACAATCATGACTCTTTTTCTATGGTAGTTATGAACCCAACAAGTCTCTCCTCATGAAAGAGGCACGCAAAGATTTATCACACAAGTCAACAAAATGAggcaaacacacaaaaaaacagTTTCTCTCACACAGGTTTTGATATGGTCCAATTCATAATAGTAGGAAATGCTGACAAAGTCTTGATCCAATTCTCTAAACAAAACAACACAACTAACACCAATAAAGTGTTTTGCATATTACTGATGGTTTTCCTCTTTTCGTCTTTGGCCCAATTGACAATTCTCCAGTGAAACAACCTTCACAACCAAATCTGAGGGTACACCACCATCCTATTCTGTCGTGGCAAAATGATATTGTTCAGATTTTAAGAACTAAACCTCGAAGTTACACTAGAAAATCTAGAACGCCCTGATCCGCTAAATATAACCCAGATCACAAATCTCCCGGAAGAACCACTACTACATCTCAAAACAATCTAATATCCCAAATACTGGAATAtccaacaaaattcaaaaagaattcaaaaaaaaaaaaaaaaagaacacccAAAAACGAAGAGCATCACCAAATATCCATTTCAAAAAACCACGAAACgaaatcaaaacaaagaaaatcttACCTGAAGAAGTTAAGCTATTGCAAACCCACCCATCATTGGCCAGCGAGATGTTAGTCGGCATCGGAACGGCAGGGGGAGCCACACCGAACTGTGTCCCCACCAGGTTGACCTGGACCTGCGTCTGGGTCGGGTCGCCGGCGGTATCCACCGCCGTCTTGAGGTCCGTCACCGGGGACCCAGAGAAAATTGTGCCGTTCCCCACTCCCGCCGGCAGTCTGGTCCCGTCGGCGAGCACGGCGTTGGCCGCGGAGACCAAGATCTCGTCGTGCTGAAACCCCACGAAGACCATCCAAGACTTGAGCTCCACAAGGCCGTTGTTGAGCACCGTGAGGACCGACTCGAACCGGTACGGTTGGCGGGCCGGGTCGGACTTCATAGTCGGCGTGAGCTCCCTTCCGTCCGTGTAGGCGTACGACACGTAAATCCCGTTGCACGTCTCGTTTCCCGACGCCGGCAGTGACTGAGCGATCGAGAAGGGTAAAATAGTAAGCACGACGAAAACGGCGACGCAGTAGTGGTGGTGGAAACGGAAGAAGGCCATGCTTTTGGGTCTGGGATTTTGAACTCGTTTGAATGCCAGCaacagagatagagagagagagagagagagagagaccagagGGGATTTAtggagaaatatatatataaaccggaAGCGCGTAAGAGTGTGGTAATAATGTGTGCGTGTACAGCTTAGAGGAAGCTGGTGTTTTGAAAGAGAAAgagtgtttcttttctttttatttgattttggaaaatatatttgtttttgtttgtgggtCACTGGGTGTGCCTGCCCGCCGTCTTGGAGTCGTTCAAGAGAGAAGTGAGACGGCGTtgtcaaagagaaaaaacaaatatgttTGAATGTGAAACGGTGTTGGCAAGAATAGTTCCGTTGTTTCATCATAAGCTTCTCTCATCtgcctttttctttaatttgaatTTGTAGAAGCAGTCCGTTGGCCTCCCGGAGGTGCTTTAAGCTTTTCTTGGATACAGTCAAATACAGagtataggttttttttttttttttttttttttggggactTCCAATCATGTCATGCCACGTGGACGACTTtgacttttcattttatttttaagacaCCCCGTTATTCTCTGTATGGAAAATTGGAAATAAATATTGATCTATTCTCGATCTTTCAATTgtaatgaaaaatgttaaaagttATACTTTTAtcttaatataattaattattattttcaaaaaattaaatattaattcacAGTATTACATAAATAAAGTGAGAttaatggtgtgtttggttcGAATGTTTTTCAACATTCGAATCgggtattttttcaaaaactcgGAACCCGGAACCAATCCGAATAAAACCCGAATGATGCTTGAATGAtgcttgaatatggtttgaatTTTGAGGTGAAATGATGACATGGTGGACCTGCTTTTCAGACTCGTAGCATTGATTGCTACTC contains the following coding sequences:
- the LOC133881151 gene encoding two-component response regulator ARR2-like isoform X1; translation: MNPSIGKGSMSTASSSAAWKAGDVVPDKFPAGLRVLVVDDDPTCLVILEKMLRTCLYDVTKCNRAEIALSLLRENKNGYDIVISDVHMPDMDGFKLLELIGLEMDLPVIMMSADDGKNVVMKGVTHGACDYLIKPVRIEALKNIWQHVVRKRKNGGGWKDVEQSGSVEDGDRQQKPSEDVDYSSSANEGNWKNSKKRKDEEEDADDRDDSSTLKKPRVVWSVELHQQFVAAVNQLGIDKAVPKKILELMNVPGLTRENVASHLQKYRLYLRRLSGVPPHQSGLNNSFISPQEASFGPMSSLNGLDLQTLAVSGQLPAQSLATLQAAGLGRSTTKSGIQMPLVDQRNLFSFENPKLRFGEGQQQHLSNSKPMNLLHGIPTNMEPKQLATLHQSAQSLGGLNMQVNAHGGQSSSLLMQMAQPQSRGQILNESTGSHVPRLPSSIGQPIMSNGIAGGVIGRNGISDNGRGTGYNQVPPTTSMLSFPMNHTTELPGNSFPLGSTPGISSVTSKGAFHEEVSSEMKESPGFLHSYDIFNDLHQHKSQDWELQNVGLHFDASQNPNPIQGSLEVSPSVLVHQGCYSSSQRSGQNRNASALGRAMFSVVEGTEQRNTQNVGQHLNNLLVDNSVRIKAERIPDASSQITVFPEHFGQEDLMSALLKQQQGGIGPAETEFDFDGYSMDNIPV
- the LOC133881151 gene encoding two-component response regulator ARR2-like isoform X2, which translates into the protein MNPSIGKGSMSTASSSAAWKAGDVVPDKFPAGLRVLVVDDDPTCLVILEKMLRTCLYDVTKCNRAEIALSLLRENKNGYDIVISDVHMPDMDGFKLLELIGLEMDLPVIMMSADDGKNVVMKGVTHGACDYLIKPVRIEALKNIWQHVVRKRKNGGGWKDVEQSGSVEDGDRQQKPSEDVDYSSSANEGNWKNSKKRKDEEEDADDRDDSSTLKKPRVVWSVELHQQFVAAVNQLGIDKAVPKKILELMNVPGLTRENVASHLQKYRLYLRRLSGVPPHQSGLNNSFISPQEASFGPMSSLNGLDLQTLAVSGQLPAQSLATLQAAGLGRSTTKSGIQMPLVDQRNLFSFENPKLRFGEGQQQHLSNSKPMNLLHGIPTNMEPKQLATLHQSAQSLGGLNMQVNAHGGQSSSLLMQMAQPQSRGQILNESTGSHVPRLPSSIGQPIMSNGIAGGVIGRNGISDNGRGTGYNQVPPTTSMLSFPMNHTTELPGNSFPLGSTPGISSVTSKGAFHEEVSSEMKESPGFLHSYDIFNDLHQHKSQDWELQNVGLHFDASQNPNPIQGSLEVSPSVLVHQGCYSSSQRSGQNRNASALGRAMFSVVEGTEQRNTQNVGQHLNNLLVDNSVRIKAERIPDASSQITVFPEHFGQEDLMSALLKQQGGIGPAETEFDFDGYSMDNIPV